Proteins encoded in a region of the Nicotiana tomentosiformis chromosome 9, ASM39032v3, whole genome shotgun sequence genome:
- the LOC104100812 gene encoding uncharacterized protein: MSSTSLLVGPPALRFEPPLSAVEIPVSGDNPITNLTDKTSNLNLSKLPLRGLTENNSATFISSGNPCLDFFFHVVPDTSPDDLIGRLELAWAHNPLMALKLICNLRGVRGTGKSDKEGFYTAAFWLHYTHPKTLACNVHAFADFGYFKDFLEILYRILEGPFVRQKEKEEREQWRGRGRGRGRFKRVNRPSEGNEEKEKIKKNLEEIKEEMKAEQEKARCLRKEKERAKAKEALEKYYSDGNYRLLHDKISDFFAELLRADIEKLNSGKVNEISLAAKWCPTVDSSYDKATLMCESIAKKMFPRENYSEYNGVEEGHYAYRVRDRLRKDVLVPLHKALELPEVYMSAKKWNSLPYNRVASVAMKNYKELFLKHDEERFNKYLEDVKSGKAKIAAGALLPHEIIEALSDGDGGEVAELQWKRMVDDLCKKGKLSNCIAVCDVSGSMSGIPMEVSVALGVLVSELSEEPWRGKLITFSADPEMQKVEGDTLKEKTEFVRCMDWGMNTDFQKVFDRILEVAVQGKLSEDQMIKRVFVFSDMEFDQASENAWETDYQATQRKFVEKGYKNVPEIVFWNLRDSRSTPVLEKQSGVALVSGFSKNLLTMFLEGGGIVNPVEVMELAISGDEYKKLVVYD; encoded by the coding sequence ATGTCATCAACCTCTTTGCTAGTTGGTCCACCAGCCCTCCGCTTTGAGCCACCGTTATCCGCCGTTGAAATTCCCGTCTCCGGTGACAATCCCATAACCAATTTAACTGATAAAACCTCAAATCTCAATCTCTCGAAGCTTCCTCTGAGGGGTTTGACGGAAAACAACTCAGCCACTTTCATATCATCCGGCAACCCATGTTTGGATTTCTTCTTCCACGTGGTGCCTGACACGTCACCCGATGATCTGATCGGACGGCTGGAATTAGCTTGGGCTCACAACCCTTTAATGGCTCTGAAGTTGATTTGCAATCTCAGGGGCGTTAGAGGCACCGGTAAGTCTGATAAAGAAGGGTTTTATACGGCAGCGTTTTGGTTACACTATACTCACCCTAAAACCCTTGCTTGTAATGTTCATGCTTTTGCTGATTTTGGGTACTTTAAGGATTTTCTAGAAATTCTATACAGAATTTTAGAAGGACCGTTTGTGAGGCAAAAAGAGAAAGAGGAGAGAGAACAATGGCGAGGTCGCGGTCGTGGTCGGGGTAGATTTAAGAGGGTTAATAGGCCTAGTGAAGGAAATGAGGAGAAGGAGAAAATTAAGAAAAATTTGGAGGAAATAAAGGAAGAAATGAAGGCAGAACAAGAGAAAGCAAGATGTTTGAGGAAGGAAAAAGAGAGAGCTAAGGCGAAAGAGGCGTTAGAAAAATACTATTCCGATGGGAATTATAGGCTTTTACATGATAAGATATCGGATTTTTTTGCTGAGCTTTTGAGGGCTGATATTGAGAAATTGAATTCTGGAAAAGTTAATGAGATTAGTTTGGCTGCGAAATGGTGTCCGACTGTTGATTCGTCGTATGATAAGGCGACTCTGATGTGTGAGAGCATTGCGAAAAAGATGTTTCCTAGGGAGAATTATAGTGAGTACAATGGGGTTGAGGAGGGTCATTATGCTTATAGGGTGAGAGATAGATTGAGAAAAGATGTGCTTGTGCCTTTACACAAGGCGTTAGAGTTGCCGGAGGTGTACATGAGTGCTAAGAAGTGGAATTCGTTGCCATACAATAGGGTGGCGTCTGTGGCGATGAAGAATTACAAAGAACTCTTTTTGAAGCATGATGAGGAGAGGTTTAATAAATATCTTGAGGATGTGAAGTCAGGGAAGGCGAAAATTGCAGCCGGAGCGTTGCTTCCTCATGAGATTATTGAGGCATTGAGCGACGGAGATGGTGGGGAAGTAGCAGAACTTCAGTGGAAAAGAATGGTTGATGATCtttgtaagaaaggaaaattaagtAATTGTATCGCGGTATGTGATGTTTCTGGGAGTATGAGTGGGATACCCATGGAGGTTTCTGTGGCACTTGGTGTGTTGGTTTCAGAATTGAGTGAGGAACCGTGGAGGGGAAAATTGATCACGTTTAGCGCTGATCCTGAAATGCAGAAAGTTGAAGGTGATACTTTAAAAGAGAAGACTGAATTTGTCAGGTGTATGGATTGGGGTATGAACACAGACTTCCAGAAAGTGTTTGATAGAATTTTGGAAGTGGCAGTACAAGGAAAACTAAGTGAAGATCAAATGATAAAGAGGGTGTTTGTGTTCAGTGATATGGAGTTTGATCAGGCATCTGAAAATGCATGGGAGACAGATTATCAAGCAACACAACGGAAATTTGTAGAGAAGGGATACAAAAATGTGCCGGAGATTGTGTTCTGGAACCTTCGAGATTCAAGGTCGACTCCTGTTTTGGAAAAGCAAAGTGGTGTAGCACTTGTGAGTGGGTTTTCTAAGAATCTGTTGACCATGTTCTTGGAGGGTGGTGGAATCGTTAATCCAGTGGAAGTTATGGAGCTTGCTATTTCTGGTGATGAGTACAAGAAGCTTGTAGTTTATGACTAA